A single Pedobacter sp. PACM 27299 DNA region contains:
- a CDS encoding DinB family protein: MEQHFKTIRQTRNNFIQLLDSCTLEEANQVPEGFNNNIIWNFGHIIASLHGLCYTLSGLKAKSSPDYLNEYKKGTKPERFIGQDELNELKDLMLNTVDELEEDLKNQVFINYNVYTTSYGVTLNDIQDAVQFFPIHDAYHYGCATAIKRIINNNKN, from the coding sequence ATGGAACAGCATTTCAAAACCATCAGACAAACCAGGAACAACTTTATCCAACTATTGGACAGTTGTACGCTTGAAGAAGCAAATCAGGTTCCTGAAGGTTTTAACAACAACATCATCTGGAACTTTGGCCACATCATCGCCAGTCTGCATGGACTTTGTTATACGCTTTCAGGTTTAAAAGCCAAGAGTTCTCCTGATTATCTGAATGAGTATAAAAAAGGAACAAAGCCGGAAAGGTTTATCGGTCAGGATGAACTCAATGAATTGAAAGATTTGATGCTAAACACAGTCGATGAGCTGGAAGAAGACCTGAAAAATCAGGTATTCATCAACTATAATGTTTATACCACCAGCTATGGCGTGACTTTAAATGATATTCAGGATGCAGTTCAGTTTTTTCCAATCCATGATGCCTACCACTATGGATGTGCAACAGCGATCAAAAGAATCATAAACAACAATAAAAATTAA
- a CDS encoding redoxin domain-containing protein, translating to MALQVGDQAPDFKLFSSDLKEVSLSDYKGRKLVIHFFPLAFTGVCTAQLCTMRDSFGYYEGMNADVVGISVDSPFTLAKFKEDQSYQFPLLSDFNKEVSQAYGAFYEDFAFNMKGISKRAAFVINEEGKVIHAEVLEDAGNMPDFDAIKRSIEA from the coding sequence ATGGCATTACAAGTTGGCGATCAAGCCCCGGATTTTAAATTATTCAGCTCAGACCTGAAAGAAGTATCCCTATCTGATTATAAAGGAAGGAAATTAGTGATCCATTTCTTCCCATTGGCTTTTACTGGTGTATGTACCGCCCAGTTGTGTACCATGAGAGATAGTTTTGGTTATTATGAAGGAATGAATGCAGATGTAGTAGGTATTTCTGTGGATTCTCCTTTTACCCTAGCTAAATTTAAAGAAGATCAGAGCTACCAATTCCCTTTGCTTTCTGATTTTAACAAGGAAGTATCCCAGGCTTACGGTGCTTTTTACGAAGATTTCGCTTTTAATATGAAAGGAATTTCAAAAAGAGCTGCTTTTGTGATCAATGAAGAAGGAAAAGTTATTCATGCAGAAGTATTAGAAGACGCAGGGAATATGCCTGATTTTGACGCAATTAAGCGCTCAATTGAAGCCTAA
- a CDS encoding RNA polymerase sigma factor, whose amino-acid sequence MKQQEKKQYITNLYNKFWKELYIIAFRRLKDEAQVEDILQDLFLSLLESDYELENENSVRSLLHTRLKSRIIDFFRKELLKLNFKNQEASKVETNSNSSDDHLMSRELESVVMQEIKALPEKMKEIFLLSRHEMLSNDEIAGRLNISNKTVRNQLSTAIKRIRLTVNRYNSDECEPASVNLIITLAALLLRDY is encoded by the coding sequence TTGAAACAGCAGGAAAAAAAGCAATACATCACTAACCTATATAATAAGTTCTGGAAGGAACTATATATTATTGCCTTTCGCCGCCTGAAGGACGAAGCGCAAGTGGAGGATATTCTACAAGACCTGTTCCTTTCTTTGCTGGAAAGTGATTATGAACTTGAAAATGAAAATTCGGTTCGCTCGCTACTCCACACGCGTCTGAAAAGCCGTATCATAGATTTTTTTAGAAAGGAACTTTTGAAACTAAATTTCAAAAATCAAGAGGCTTCAAAAGTCGAAACCAACTCCAACTCTAGCGATGACCACCTGATGAGCCGCGAACTGGAATCGGTAGTCATGCAGGAAATCAAAGCATTGCCGGAAAAAATGAAAGAAATATTCCTACTCAGTCGCCACGAAATGCTTTCAAATGATGAAATAGCTGGGCGACTAAATATTTCCAATAAAACAGTGAGAAACCAATTGAGTACGGCCATAAAAAGAATCAGGCTGACAGTTAACAGGTACAACTCGGACGAATGTGAACCCGCATCCGTTAACCTGATCATCACATTAGCGGCCTTACTGTTAAGAGATTATTAA
- a CDS encoding SDR family oxidoreductase has translation MKTILVTGSNGLLGQKITERVLATKQFNLIATAKGENRYPIKEGYVYAEMDILDAANVEEIVAKYKPDAIIHTAAMTNVDTCEDQKELAYALNVKAVETLIAVCEQFDVQLVHLSTDFVFDGKNGPYDEEAPTCPLSYYGQTKVEAEQALQKSNCKWAVLRTIIVYGIVSDMSRSNIVLWAKGALEKGQPINVVNDQWRMPTLAEDLADCCLLAIEKNAQGIYNASGKDMMSISELVAIVADFWNLDKGLIKEISAETLNQTAKRPARTGFILDKSIRDLGYAPHSFEEGLTLLATQLQTTV, from the coding sequence ATGAAAACAATATTAGTAACGGGGAGCAATGGCCTTCTAGGGCAGAAAATCACAGAAAGAGTGCTCGCAACAAAACAGTTTAATCTGATTGCGACCGCAAAAGGGGAGAACCGTTATCCAATTAAAGAGGGATATGTTTATGCTGAAATGGATATTTTAGATGCTGCCAATGTGGAAGAAATTGTAGCGAAATATAAACCCGATGCCATCATTCACACTGCCGCAATGACCAATGTGGATACCTGCGAAGATCAAAAAGAGTTGGCTTATGCGCTAAATGTGAAAGCAGTGGAGACACTTATTGCAGTTTGTGAGCAATTCGACGTGCAGCTGGTTCATTTGTCTACAGACTTTGTTTTTGATGGCAAAAACGGACCGTATGATGAAGAAGCGCCTACCTGCCCTTTAAGTTATTACGGACAAACCAAAGTAGAGGCCGAACAAGCACTGCAAAAGTCAAATTGCAAATGGGCTGTATTGAGGACGATTATCGTATATGGTATTGTGAGCGATATGAGCCGCAGTAATATTGTACTTTGGGCAAAAGGTGCTTTAGAAAAGGGACAGCCCATTAATGTCGTGAACGACCAGTGGCGCATGCCAACCCTGGCAGAAGACTTAGCCGATTGCTGTCTGCTGGCCATAGAGAAAAATGCGCAGGGCATATATAATGCTTCTGGAAAAGATATGATGAGCATTTCAGAATTAGTGGCTATAGTGGCCGATTTCTGGAACCTGGATAAAGGACTGATTAAAGAGATCTCTGCTGAAACTTTAAACCAAACCGCTAAACGTCCGGCAAGAACCGGATTTATCCTGGATAAATCCATCCGCGATCTGGGCTATGCCCCGCACAGCTTTGAAGAAGGACTGACCTTATTAGCTACACAATTGCAAACAACCGTTTAA
- the ilvB gene encoding biosynthetic-type acetolactate synthase large subunit codes for MDTVQEEATTLTEPKKTVTVSGSVALLEGLIAEGTDTIFGYPGGAIMPIYDALYDYKEKLKHILVRHEQGGTHAGQGYARTSGKVGVVFATSGPGATNLVTGLADAQIDSTPMVCITGQVYAHLLGTDAFQETDVINITTPVTKWNYQITDATEIPAVLAKAFYIARSGRPGPVLIDITKNAQLQMFEYAGYVPCDHVRSYRPKPNVRKEYIEAAAALINSAKKPFILFGQGVSLGYAEQEFKAFVEKSGIPAAWTILGAGAIPTDHPLNVGMLGMHGNYGPNVQTNSCDVLIAIGMRFDDRVTGRLDKYAKQAKVIHLDIDPAEIDKNVKADVPVWGDCKETLPLLTALVEEKKHTEWLAEFRAFDKTEQEVVIHPELNPGTGELTMGEVINQLNILTKGEAVVVTDVGQHQMVACRYAKFNHTRSNVTSGGLGTMGFGLPAAIGAKFGAPDRTVVAVIGDGGFQMTCQELGTIMQSGVDVKIMILNNRFLGMVRQWQQLFHEKRYSFVDITSPDFVKLADSYYIAGKKVSEREDLVSSLEEMLNHKGSFLLEVMVAQEHNVFPMVPQGSSVSEIRLK; via the coding sequence ATGGACACAGTACAAGAGGAAGCAACCACCTTAACGGAACCGAAGAAAACAGTAACTGTTTCTGGTTCTGTGGCTTTATTGGAAGGATTAATAGCAGAAGGTACGGATACCATTTTTGGTTATCCAGGTGGTGCCATCATGCCTATTTATGATGCATTATACGATTACAAAGAAAAATTAAAACATATTTTAGTACGTCATGAGCAAGGCGGCACACATGCCGGTCAGGGGTATGCACGTACTTCCGGAAAAGTGGGTGTCGTATTTGCGACCAGTGGTCCGGGTGCTACCAATCTGGTAACAGGTTTAGCAGATGCTCAAATCGACAGCACGCCGATGGTTTGTATCACCGGTCAGGTGTATGCACACTTATTAGGTACGGATGCTTTCCAGGAAACGGATGTGATCAACATCACTACCCCGGTGACCAAATGGAACTACCAGATTACGGATGCTACTGAGATTCCAGCAGTATTAGCGAAAGCTTTTTACATTGCCCGCAGCGGCAGACCAGGTCCGGTATTGATCGACATTACCAAAAATGCGCAATTGCAAATGTTTGAATATGCTGGTTATGTTCCTTGCGACCATGTACGCAGTTACCGTCCAAAACCAAATGTTCGTAAAGAATATATTGAGGCCGCTGCAGCATTAATCAATTCAGCAAAAAAACCTTTCATCTTGTTCGGTCAGGGCGTTTCTTTAGGATATGCAGAACAGGAATTTAAAGCTTTCGTAGAGAAAAGCGGTATTCCTGCAGCCTGGACGATTTTAGGTGCTGGCGCTATTCCTACAGACCACCCTTTAAATGTTGGAATGCTGGGCATGCACGGTAACTATGGTCCGAATGTACAAACCAATTCCTGTGATGTATTGATCGCAATCGGTATGCGTTTCGACGACCGGGTAACTGGCCGTTTAGACAAATATGCGAAACAAGCAAAAGTAATTCACTTGGATATTGACCCTGCAGAAATCGACAAAAATGTAAAAGCGGATGTTCCGGTTTGGGGAGATTGTAAAGAAACTTTACCACTTTTAACTGCATTGGTTGAAGAGAAAAAACATACAGAATGGCTGGCAGAATTCAGAGCTTTTGATAAAACAGAGCAAGAAGTTGTCATTCATCCTGAATTGAATCCTGGAACAGGAGAATTGACTATGGGTGAGGTGATCAATCAATTGAACATCTTAACTAAAGGCGAAGCGGTTGTGGTAACTGACGTGGGGCAGCATCAGATGGTAGCTTGTCGTTATGCAAAATTCAACCATACCAGAAGTAATGTAACGAGTGGTGGTTTAGGAACAATGGGCTTTGGCTTACCTGCTGCTATCGGTGCTAAATTTGGTGCTCCAGACCGTACCGTGGTTGCGGTAATCGGTGATGGAGGTTTCCAAATGACATGTCAGGAATTGGGTACCATCATGCAAAGTGGCGTTGATGTGAAAATCATGATCTTAAATAACAGGTTCCTGGGAATGGTTCGCCAATGGCAGCAATTGTTCCATGAGAAACGCTACTCTTTCGTGGACATCACCAGTCCGGATTTCGTGAAACTTGCCGATTCCTATTATATCGCCGGAAAGAAAGTTTCAGAACGTGAAGACTTAGTGAGTTCATTAGAAGAAATGTTGAACCATAAAGGTTCTTTCCTTCTAGAAGTAATGGTAGCCCAGGAGCACAATGTGTTCCCTATGGTTCCTCAAGGTAGCAGTGTAAGTGAAATCAGACTTAAATAA
- a CDS encoding FecR family protein: MEERENKRLLDNWYAAFDLSGKDLKVFTDAEHEEGVRIRLLNKIVAHIPESKRRPHLFIRTPIRWMNVAAVLAFFLLSIPIYQYLKKYDRQHITATTLTSSKAGSGKMLKVTLADGSEILLNSGSELRYPRQFSGKQRLVYLNGEAFFKVKHRADQPFVVTTGKIKTTVLGTSFNIKAYSGLDHIAVNVATGKVAVAASGKTLALLLPNQQINVQTASGNFELLEFNAQLASSWQDGKIRLDGASFKELSLVIKNAWGLTLETKSARITAANFKTTFHTNNKITEVMKAISKMTGAKYRIRDHTITLYE, encoded by the coding sequence ATGGAGGAACGGGAAAATAAAAGATTATTGGACAATTGGTATGCAGCCTTTGATCTTTCTGGCAAGGATTTGAAGGTGTTTACCGATGCTGAACATGAAGAGGGAGTACGTATCAGGTTACTCAATAAGATCGTTGCCCACATCCCTGAGTCTAAGCGCCGACCTCATCTTTTTATTCGGACACCTATCCGCTGGATGAATGTGGCAGCTGTACTGGCTTTTTTCCTTCTTAGCATTCCGATTTATCAGTACTTAAAAAAGTATGACAGGCAGCATATTACAGCTACCACTCTTACTTCCAGTAAAGCCGGATCAGGTAAGATGCTTAAGGTGACGTTGGCAGATGGATCGGAAATTCTCCTAAACTCAGGATCTGAACTCAGGTATCCTCGTCAATTCAGTGGTAAACAGCGGTTGGTTTACCTCAATGGTGAAGCTTTCTTTAAGGTGAAGCACCGTGCGGATCAGCCATTTGTAGTGACTACAGGTAAAATCAAGACCACAGTATTAGGTACCTCCTTTAACATCAAGGCCTACTCAGGTTTAGATCACATTGCGGTGAACGTAGCAACGGGTAAAGTAGCTGTTGCAGCCTCCGGCAAGACCCTGGCCTTACTCCTCCCGAACCAGCAGATCAATGTTCAGACGGCTAGCGGCAATTTTGAGCTGCTGGAATTCAACGCCCAACTGGCCAGCTCATGGCAAGACGGCAAGATCAGATTAGATGGAGCTTCTTTCAAGGAACTATCCTTAGTGATTAAAAATGCCTGGGGACTTACACTTGAAACGAAAAGTGCCAGAATTACTGCAGCAAATTTTAAAACCACATTCCATACAAACAATAAAATCACAGAGGTTATGAAAGCAATCAGCAAAATGACAGGTGCAAAATACCGCATCAGGGACCATACAATCACGCTATATGAATAG
- the ilvD gene encoding dihydroxy-acid dehydratase: protein MSQSPELNRYSKVFTQDPTQPAAQAMLYGIGLTKEDMDKAQVGIASMGYDGNTCNMHLNDLAKIVKEGVWDNGMVGLTFSTIGVSDGMSNGTDGMRYSLVSRDVIADSIETICGGQYYDGVIALPGCDKNMPGSIMAMGRLNRPSIMVYGGSIHSGKYKGKTLNIVSAFEALGEKLAGNLDEEDFQGIIRNTCPGAGACGGMYTANTMASAIEALGMSLPYSSSYPALSAEKKEECLAAGKAIRVLLEKNILPSDIMTEKAFHNAIVTVMVLGGSTNAVLHLIAMAKSVGLTLKLDDFQAVSDATPVLADLKPSGNYLMEDVHEIGGVPAILKYLLKVGLIHGDCITVTGKTLAENVEGALDLDFDTQKVILPITNPIKATGHLQMLYGNIAEKGSVAKISGKEGERFEGPARVFDGEKSLIAGIQSGKVKKGDVVVIRQVGPKGAPGMPEMLKPTSAIIGAGLGKSVALITDGRFSGGTHGFVVGHITPEAWDGGNIAFVHDNDIIIIDAVNNTLHLQITEEEMENRKAVWKQLPPPVKGGVLYKYLKQVSDASEGCVTDAYTH, encoded by the coding sequence ATGTCACAATCACCAGAATTAAACCGCTACAGTAAAGTATTCACGCAGGACCCAACCCAACCTGCTGCCCAAGCCATGTTGTATGGAATTGGCTTGACCAAAGAAGATATGGACAAAGCCCAGGTCGGCATTGCAAGTATGGGATACGATGGAAACACCTGCAACATGCACCTAAATGATTTAGCAAAAATCGTTAAAGAAGGGGTCTGGGATAATGGAATGGTCGGTTTAACCTTCAGCACTATCGGTGTAAGCGATGGGATGTCTAACGGTACAGATGGAATGCGTTATTCTTTGGTTTCCAGAGATGTAATTGCAGATTCAATTGAAACCATTTGTGGTGGACAATATTACGATGGCGTGATTGCATTACCAGGCTGTGATAAAAATATGCCGGGTTCTATCATGGCAATGGGTCGGTTAAATCGTCCTTCAATCATGGTATACGGTGGAAGTATCCACTCTGGAAAATATAAAGGAAAAACTTTAAACATTGTATCAGCCTTTGAAGCCTTAGGCGAGAAATTGGCAGGCAATTTAGATGAAGAAGATTTTCAAGGTATCATCCGCAACACTTGTCCAGGCGCTGGTGCTTGTGGCGGTATGTATACTGCAAATACGATGGCTTCAGCAATCGAAGCTTTAGGAATGAGCTTACCTTACAGCTCCTCTTACCCTGCATTGAGTGCAGAAAAGAAAGAAGAATGTTTAGCTGCCGGTAAAGCGATCCGTGTTTTATTAGAGAAAAACATCCTTCCTTCAGATATCATGACGGAGAAAGCATTTCACAATGCGATTGTAACGGTAATGGTATTGGGCGGTTCTACAAATGCAGTACTACATTTAATCGCTATGGCGAAATCAGTAGGATTAACCTTGAAATTAGATGATTTCCAAGCCGTAAGTGATGCGACTCCAGTATTAGCGGATTTGAAACCAAGTGGGAACTATTTAATGGAGGATGTTCATGAAATTGGTGGTGTTCCTGCCATTCTAAAATATCTTTTGAAAGTAGGCTTGATTCATGGCGACTGTATCACGGTAACCGGAAAAACGCTTGCTGAAAATGTGGAAGGCGCTTTAGACTTAGATTTTGATACTCAAAAGGTAATTCTTCCAATAACTAACCCGATTAAAGCAACAGGTCACCTTCAAATGCTATATGGTAACATCGCAGAAAAAGGTTCGGTAGCGAAGATCTCTGGTAAAGAAGGAGAAAGATTTGAAGGTCCGGCGCGTGTATTTGATGGTGAGAAATCATTGATCGCAGGAATTCAAAGTGGCAAAGTGAAAAAAGGTGATGTAGTGGTGATCAGACAGGTAGGTCCTAAAGGTGCTCCTGGGATGCCGGAGATGTTAAAACCAACCTCTGCCATCATTGGTGCAGGATTAGGAAAGTCAGTGGCTTTAATTACTGATGGCCGTTTCTCTGGTGGTACGCATGGTTTTGTAGTAGGTCACATCACTCCTGAAGCTTGGGATGGTGGAAATATCGCTTTTGTGCACGACAATGACATCATCATCATTGACGCAGTGAACAATACCTTACACCTTCAGATTACCGAAGAAGAGATGGAAAACCGTAAAGCGGTTTGGAAGCAACTGCCGCCACCCGTCAAAGGAGGCGTACTTTATAAATACCTGAAACAAGTAAGCGATGCCAGCGAAGGCTGTGTAACTGATGCCTACACTCACTAA
- the atpD gene encoding F0F1 ATP synthase subunit beta has protein sequence MPNIGKIAQIIGPVVDVSFADDAHLPQIFSALEIEKENGQKVVLEVQQHLGEDRVRAIAMDSTDGLVRGMKAVDTGAPIKMPVGDQIKGRLFNVVGDAIDGINTIDKTNGRPIHNAPPKFDELSTESEVLFTGIKVIDLLEPYAKGGKIGLFGGAGVGKTVLIMELVNNIAKAYAGLSVFAGVGERTREGNDLLREFIESGVINYGEEFLHSMEKGGWDLSKVDTEKLKDSKATLVFGQMNEPPGARARVALSGLTVAEYFRDGDGEGAGKDILFFVDNIFRFTQAGSEVSALLGRMPSAVGYQPTLATEMGLMQERITSTKRGSITSVQAVYVPADDLTDPAPATTFAHLDATTVLSRKISELGIYPAVDPLDSTSRILSPAVLGDEHYNTAQRVKEILQRYKELQDIIAILGMDELSEEDKLIVHRARRVQRFLSQPFHVAEQFTGLKGVLVDIKDTIKAFNMIMDGEVDEYPEAAFNLVGGIEDAIEKGKKLLAEANA, from the coding sequence ATGCCTAACATTGGAAAAATAGCGCAGATTATAGGACCGGTAGTTGACGTGAGTTTTGCTGACGATGCTCATTTACCTCAAATTTTCTCTGCATTAGAGATTGAAAAAGAAAACGGTCAAAAGGTCGTTTTAGAAGTTCAACAACATCTTGGTGAAGACCGCGTACGTGCAATTGCAATGGACTCAACCGACGGTTTGGTTCGTGGCATGAAAGCAGTAGATACTGGCGCACCTATCAAAATGCCTGTTGGTGATCAGATTAAAGGTCGTCTATTCAATGTTGTTGGTGATGCTATCGATGGTATCAACACGATTGATAAAACTAACGGTAGACCAATCCACAATGCTCCGCCAAAATTTGACGAGCTATCAACTGAATCAGAAGTACTATTTACTGGTATCAAAGTAATCGATTTATTAGAGCCTTACGCTAAAGGTGGTAAAATTGGTTTATTCGGTGGTGCTGGTGTTGGTAAAACAGTATTGATCATGGAATTGGTAAACAACATCGCGAAAGCGTATGCTGGTTTATCAGTATTTGCTGGTGTAGGTGAGCGTACACGTGAAGGTAATGACCTTTTACGTGAGTTTATCGAATCTGGTGTAATCAACTATGGTGAAGAATTCCTTCATTCGATGGAAAAAGGCGGATGGGATTTAAGCAAGGTTGACACAGAAAAACTAAAAGATTCTAAAGCAACATTGGTATTCGGTCAGATGAACGAACCTCCAGGAGCTCGTGCTCGTGTAGCTTTATCAGGATTAACAGTTGCAGAATACTTCCGTGATGGTGATGGCGAAGGCGCTGGAAAAGACATTCTTTTCTTCGTTGACAACATCTTCCGTTTCACTCAGGCAGGTTCTGAAGTATCGGCACTTTTAGGTCGTATGCCTTCTGCGGTAGGTTACCAACCAACTTTGGCAACAGAGATGGGATTAATGCAGGAACGTATTACTTCCACTAAACGTGGATCTATTACCTCTGTACAGGCGGTTTATGTCCCTGCGGATGATTTAACGGATCCAGCTCCGGCTACAACGTTTGCCCACTTAGATGCAACTACAGTATTGTCTCGTAAAATCTCTGAGCTAGGTATTTATCCTGCGGTGGATCCATTGGATTCAACTTCAAGAATCTTATCTCCAGCGGTATTAGGTGATGAGCACTATAACACTGCTCAACGTGTGAAAGAAATCTTACAACGTTACAAAGAGTTACAGGATATCATCGCGATCTTAGGTATGGACGAATTATCTGAAGAGGATAAATTAATCGTTCACCGTGCGCGTCGTGTTCAACGTTTCTTATCTCAACCATTCCACGTAGCTGAGCAGTTTACAGGCTTAAAAGGTGTGTTGGTTGACATTAAAGATACCATCAAAGCATTTAACATGATTATGGATGGTGAAGTTGATGAATATCCAGAGGCTGCATTTAACTTAGTAGGTGGTATCGAAGATGCAATCGAAAAAGGTAAAAAACTATTAGCTGAGGCAAACGCTTAA
- the ilvE gene encoding branched-chain-amino-acid transaminase, translating to MKYVNSNTVLYLNGKFQKAANSTAEIYEQSLHYGYAVFEGIRAYQTHNGTRVFKAREHFERLKRSAELVNLPFPWEVSDLIKQTYKLLQLNNLKDAYIRPLVYCAPNMSMVAATEVSIMICAWEWDAYPGNEQLKVGVSSYESPNPKSFPIAAKVTGNDGNSTLATIEAKRNGFDEALLLDMDGNIAAGPASNIFIEKNGKLYTPQLGNIFPGITRATVIELCHILDIEIIEKHLTVADVKHADSAFFCGTATEIAGIASVDEYQFPIRWNDSVGATIQRTYKCLVLEKQNYEVII from the coding sequence ATGAAATACGTCAATTCAAATACAGTGTTATACTTAAACGGCAAGTTCCAGAAAGCCGCCAACAGCACCGCCGAGATATATGAGCAATCGCTCCACTATGGCTATGCAGTATTTGAAGGAATCAGGGCATATCAAACGCACAATGGAACCCGTGTATTTAAAGCCAGAGAACATTTCGAAAGATTAAAAAGATCTGCAGAATTGGTGAATCTACCTTTTCCATGGGAAGTAAGTGACCTGATCAAGCAAACTTATAAGTTACTTCAATTGAATAATTTAAAAGATGCTTACATCCGTCCCTTGGTATACTGTGCCCCTAACATGTCGATGGTTGCGGCTACAGAGGTATCGATCATGATCTGTGCCTGGGAATGGGATGCCTACCCTGGTAACGAACAATTAAAAGTTGGGGTGTCCAGTTATGAAAGTCCGAATCCAAAATCTTTTCCTATAGCAGCTAAAGTTACTGGCAACGATGGGAATTCCACTTTAGCGACTATTGAAGCAAAACGCAATGGATTTGATGAGGCGTTATTGTTGGATATGGACGGAAATATCGCTGCAGGTCCAGCATCAAACATCTTTATCGAGAAAAACGGAAAATTATACACTCCACAACTAGGTAACATCTTTCCAGGAATCACCCGTGCAACAGTAATTGAGCTATGTCATATCCTGGATATAGAAATTATAGAAAAACACCTGACGGTTGCGGATGTAAAACATGCAGACAGTGCTTTCTTCTGCGGCACCGCAACAGAGATTGCAGGAATTGCATCGGTAGATGAATATCAGTTCCCAATCAGATGGAATGATAGTGTTGGAGCCACCATACAACGCACTTACAAATGTTTAGTGTTAGAAAAACAAAATTACGAAGTAATCATATAA
- the ilvN gene encoding acetolactate synthase small subunit gives MSNSQDIETNEKQEFTITVYTENQIGLLNRIAIIFSRRKINIDSLNTSPSEIEHIHRFNIVINETEEVVRKLARQIEKQVEVLKVYFNTNEDIIWQEMALYKVPTDTIAELVSVERLLRENGARAVVIRKDYTVFETTGHREETDKLIEVLQPFGLIEFVRSARVAIIKNSDGFNRKLREFERREPGQEVIENEFLDAEKNVFSM, from the coding sequence ATGAGCAATTCCCAGGATATAGAAACAAACGAAAAACAGGAATTTACGATTACTGTATATACCGAAAATCAAATCGGCTTATTGAATCGTATTGCCATTATTTTTTCAAGAAGAAAAATCAATATTGACAGCTTAAACACCTCTCCTTCGGAGATTGAGCACATTCACAGATTCAACATCGTGATCAACGAAACAGAAGAAGTAGTACGCAAGCTGGCCCGTCAGATTGAAAAACAAGTAGAAGTATTGAAAGTATATTTCAATACCAATGAGGATATCATCTGGCAGGAAATGGCGCTTTATAAAGTGCCTACAGATACGATTGCAGAGTTGGTATCGGTTGAACGTTTACTTCGTGAAAACGGTGCAAGAGCGGTAGTGATCCGTAAAGATTATACGGTTTTTGAAACTACCGGCCACCGTGAGGAAACTGATAAGCTGATCGAAGTTTTACAGCCTTTTGGTCTGATCGAATTTGTGAGAAGTGCAAGGGTAGCGATCATCAAAAACAGCGATGGTTTTAACCGCAAACTCAGAGAATTTGAGCGCAGAGAGCCAGGACAGGAAGTGATCGAAAACGAATTCCTTGACGCAGAGAAAAACGTATTCAGCATGTAA
- the atpC gene encoding ATP synthase F1 subunit epsilon — protein sequence MTLEILTPDKKVFEGEVTAVTVPGTMGSFQILHDHAPIISTLEDGPVIVKTKTGDETFNIKGGVVEVLKNKIIVLAEGVA from the coding sequence ATGACACTAGAAATATTAACACCAGATAAAAAAGTCTTTGAAGGCGAAGTAACAGCTGTTACTGTACCAGGTACCATGGGATCATTTCAAATTTTGCATGACCATGCTCCTATTATCTCAACCTTAGAAGACGGACCAGTAATTGTTAAAACCAAAACAGGCGATGAAACCTTTAATATTAAAGGTGGCGTTGTAGAGGTTTTGAAAAACAAGATTATTGTTTTAGCCGAAGGGGTTGCTTAA